A genomic segment from Ignisphaera cupida encodes:
- the rsmA gene encoding 16S rRNA (adenine(1518)-N(6)/adenine(1519)-N(6))-dimethyltransferase RsmA, whose translation MVKNIKDFASRHDFIEWLKKVLSEKGVKIKKRLSQTFLIDLNELKYIATTIKNEAVNTPCIIEIGAGIGNLSIFLALENSDKVVVSIEIDKQFTDFLKELQDDFPNIDFIIGDAKLILNSIRDCNAVVGNLPYHITSQLLVTIAKGNADIALVTVQKEVAERIISKPGSRNYGKLTVFLQHLFHVKYLKTISLNKFYPKPEVHSAVVILKRKRVYDDFSKLFENVVKCLFSFRRKVISKALTKCLDGNVVEYFNGLKEVWGKRVYQLSVEELEKIVYTLAKQKS comes from the coding sequence ATGGTAAAAAATATTAAAGATTTTGCGTCTAGACATGATTTTATAGAATGGCTAAAAAAAGTCTTATCTGAGAAAGGAGTAAAAATAAAAAAGAGACTAAGTCAAACATTCTTAATCGATTTAAACGAGCTTAAATACATTGCTACAACAATTAAAAATGAAGCAGTAAATACCCCATGTATTATAGAAATTGGTGCTGGTATAGGAAATTTATCGATATTCTTAGCACTTGAGAATAGTGACAAGGTTGTTGTTTCTATAGAAATAGATAAGCAATTTACTGATTTTTTGAAGGAATTGCAAGACGATTTTCCAAACATTGACTTTATCATAGGAGATGCTAAACTTATCTTGAATAGTATAAGAGACTGTAATGCTGTTGTAGGCAATTTGCCTTACCATATAACATCACAACTTCTGGTAACAATTGCTAAAGGAAATGCGGATATAGCCTTGGTAACTGTACAAAAAGAAGTTGCTGAAAGAATTATTTCCAAACCTGGTAGCAGAAACTATGGAAAATTAACTGTGTTTTTGCAGCATCTGTTCCATGTTAAGTACCTTAAAACAATATCTCTAAACAAGTTTTATCCAAAACCAGAGGTTCACTCTGCAGTAGTTATTCTCAAACGCAAGCGTGTTTATGATGACTTTTCAAAGCTTTTTGAAAATGTAGTCAAATGCTTATTTTCCTTTAGAAGAAAGGTTATTAGTAAAGCACTAACTAAATGTCTGGATGGAAATGTTGTTGAATATTTTAATGGGTTAAAAGAGGTATGGGGAAAGAGAGTTTATCAGTTATCGGTAGAGGAATTGGAGAAGATAGTTTATACACTTGCAAAGCAAAAGAGCTAG
- a CDS encoding 50S ribosomal protein L16, translating to MPQKPARCYTNQKKPPYTRKEYIHGVPPPKITKFVMGNTKLDAEVVVVLKAIEKGIVRHNALEAARVISHKFLSTEIGEQNFMLVIRKYPHQVLREHKMMAFAGADRLQEGMRRAFGKPVGVGAVVEPLDEVIEVRGMVQHVEILKEALRRAASKLPIKCTIEVRKLK from the coding sequence ATGCCTCAAAAACCAGCTAGATGCTACACTAATCAAAAAAAGCCTCCATATACTAGAAAAGAATATATCCATGGCGTTCCACCTCCAAAAATAACAAAGTTTGTAATGGGAAATACAAAGCTTGATGCTGAAGTAGTAGTAGTTTTGAAAGCTATTGAAAAAGGAATTGTGAGACACAATGCCTTAGAGGCTGCAAGAGTTATTTCACACAAATTCTTAAGTACCGAAATTGGCGAACAAAACTTTATGTTGGTAATCAGGAAGTATCCTCATCAGGTTTTGAGAGAACATAAAATGATGGCGTTTGCAGGTGCTGATAGACTTCAAGAAGGTATGAGAAGAGCATTTGGAAAACCTGTTGGTGTTGGAGCTGTTGTAGAGCCATTAGATGAGGTAATAGAGGTTAGGGGTATGGTGCAGCACGTAGAGATTTTAAAAGAGGCATTGAGAAGAGCAGCATCGAAACTTCCAATTAAATGTACTATAGAAGTAAGAAAGTTGAAGTAG
- a CDS encoding tRNA pseudouridine(54/55) synthase Pus10 — translation MENIIDTVAKILEKYPLCDRCLGRLFAHLGKGLGNNERGKALKIATILDLHRRVLSGDSKSLDILRKVVLNSKLNFKDFFKELGMDYPQAFPSCYICGDQLDNIIITFSETVAKLVKEKNVRSFLIGVIIADDVLERESNIVKEYHIPYWESIKREIKREIGKRVQSLTNIKVDFENPHVTYIIDLINNTVKEEIRSLFLYGKYRKLGRLISQNVWIRKSGERRYHLSVEDVVKHSLSYVKASDVVLHIGGREDVDVRVLSGRPLVIEYKSPQNSNINIESLNKVLNSFTPWIQFEMEMKVRREFVSRLKGPGSLTYKIYRALIYSQQEVEPEKLHMLEEFFNNRMIVQRTPTRILRRKPDRLRNKVVYQVKTLYISPHVFAAIIKCDGGLYVKELITGDGGRTTPSFSSYLNTELQCLMLDVIYVHEYI, via the coding sequence GTGGAAAACATTATAGATACTGTAGCTAAGATACTGGAGAAGTATCCGCTATGTGATAGATGCTTAGGAAGGCTTTTTGCACATCTTGGTAAAGGTCTTGGAAACAATGAAAGAGGCAAAGCACTAAAAATAGCAACGATACTAGATTTGCATAGAAGAGTTTTGAGTGGAGATTCAAAATCATTAGATATCTTAAGAAAGGTTGTGTTAAATAGTAAGCTAAATTTTAAAGATTTTTTCAAAGAACTGGGAATGGATTATCCACAGGCTTTTCCAAGTTGCTACATATGTGGAGATCAACTAGATAACATTATTATCACCTTTTCAGAAACTGTTGCAAAACTTGTGAAGGAGAAGAATGTTAGGAGTTTTCTTATAGGCGTTATCATTGCAGATGATGTGCTTGAGAGAGAAAGTAATATTGTGAAAGAATACCACATACCCTATTGGGAAAGCATCAAAAGGGAAATTAAAAGAGAGATTGGAAAAAGAGTTCAAAGCCTGACAAATATTAAAGTTGATTTTGAGAATCCTCATGTTACATACATAATTGATTTGATTAACAATACTGTGAAAGAGGAGATTAGATCACTTTTCCTATATGGCAAATACAGAAAGCTTGGTAGATTAATATCGCAAAATGTATGGATTAGGAAAAGTGGAGAAAGGAGATATCATCTATCAGTTGAAGATGTTGTGAAACATTCTCTAAGCTATGTTAAGGCTTCTGATGTTGTTTTGCATATTGGTGGCAGAGAGGATGTTGATGTCAGAGTTCTTAGTGGAAGGCCTTTGGTGATAGAATATAAATCTCCTCAAAATAGCAATATTAATATAGAGTCTCTGAATAAAGTACTCAATTCTTTTACTCCATGGATACAATTTGAAATGGAGATGAAGGTTAGAAGAGAGTTTGTTTCAAGGCTGAAAGGTCCTGGTAGCCTAACTTATAAAATATATAGAGCTTTGATATATTCTCAACAAGAGGTCGAGCCAGAAAAATTGCATATGCTTGAGGAATTCTTTAACAACAGGATGATTGTGCAAAGAACTCCAACACGTATTCTTAGAAGGAAACCTGATAGACTTCGCAATAAAGTTGTGTATCAAGTAAAAACATTGTATATTTCGCCACATGTGTTTGCCGCGATAATAAAATGTGATGGTGGTTTATACGTAAAGGAGTTGATAACCGGAGATGGTGGCAGAACAACACCAAGTTTTTCAAGTTATCTAAATACTGAGTTGCAGTGTTTAATGCTCGATGTTATATATGTTCATGAATATATATAA
- a CDS encoding DUF655 domain-containing protein has translation MKPRYKRFQIVPDEFAIILDYMPMGNPYDKHAHHRTMPIAQGIGTKYFSLVEIVPGRSQVLAIGERVPISSAPDRPGLRVFERLLYEDLTTIAKENLGKVITRIVEEKERVFVEFFNVAEPINIRLHSLELLPGIGKKTLSMILEERRKSLFTNFEDVKKRLKISDPVKLFVDRIITELQRIERYYLFVEPYPPSPEYKFLNYLELLYRRIGYSEPW, from the coding sequence ATGAAACCTCGATACAAAAGATTTCAAATAGTTCCTGATGAATTTGCCATTATCCTTGATTACATGCCAATGGGCAATCCATATGATAAGCATGCCCATCATAGAACAATGCCCATAGCCCAGGGTATTGGCACAAAGTATTTTTCTCTTGTTGAGATTGTGCCTGGCAGAAGTCAGGTTTTAGCAATTGGTGAGAGAGTTCCCATTTCCTCAGCACCTGATAGGCCAGGGCTGAGAGTATTTGAGAGGTTGTTGTATGAGGATTTAACTACCATTGCTAAGGAAAACTTAGGCAAGGTTATTACTAGAATTGTTGAGGAGAAGGAGAGGGTCTTTGTAGAATTTTTCAATGTTGCTGAACCAATAAATATAAGGTTGCATAGTCTAGAGCTATTGCCTGGCATAGGAAAAAAGACTTTGAGTATGATTTTAGAGGAGAGAAGAAAAAGCCTTTTCACAAATTTTGAAGATGTTAAAAAGAGATTGAAGATATCAGATCCTGTTAAACTTTTTGTTGATAGAATTATAACTGAATTGCAAAGAATTGAGAGGTATTATCTGTTTGTCGAGCCCTACCCTCCATCACCAGAATACAAGTTTCTCAACTATTTAGAATTGCTATATAGAAGAATTGGATATAGTGAGCCATGGTAA
- a CDS encoding 50S ribosomal protein L21e produces the protein MVKAPRGLRHRTRKLMRKSIRERGAVPSLSKILIDYKVGDKVYIDVDPAIHGGMPHRRYIGKVGKVVGFRGRALIVEVEVGSKVKKLFLLPEHVRPAFDVKERVNELLKKLAEISKIRREQRVALLKLLKK, from the coding sequence ATGGTTAAAGCACCACGAGGATTAAGGCATAGAACAAGAAAGTTAATGAGAAAAAGTATTAGGGAGAGGGGAGCAGTTCCTTCACTAAGTAAAATACTTATTGATTATAAAGTTGGTGACAAGGTTTACATAGATGTTGATCCGGCAATACATGGTGGAATGCCGCATAGAAGATACATTGGAAAAGTGGGTAAGGTAGTTGGGTTTAGAGGTAGAGCTTTAATAGTTGAGGTAGAGGTTGGGTCAAAGGTGAAGAAGCTTTTCTTGTTACCTGAACATGTAAGACCTGCATTTGATGTTAAAGAAAGAGTTAATGAATTGCTAAAGAAGCTTGCTGAAATTTCAAAGATAAGAAGAGAGCAAAGAGTGGCTTTGTTAAAGCTTTTGAAAAAGTAG
- a CDS encoding HemK2/MTQ2 family protein methyltransferase — MGKESLSVIGRGIGEDSLYTCKAKELGIVVINNIKIALNEEVYEPSDDTYILTDTAKEVLSRLENKDIIVIEIGSGTSYIIISLVKTILTKFNNVYAIATDISPCAMKSSWSSAKLNNLDMYLDIVQCDSLTCFRDSIANMVVFNPPYLPVEDSGSWISKAWSGGANGFSIWSKFFKDSINKCKSKCSILFVLSSLQNMEKIFYVMESKCLSIDVHMCKNFFFETICSVECMVSI; from the coding sequence ATGGGGAAAGAGAGTTTATCAGTTATCGGTAGAGGAATTGGAGAAGATAGTTTATACACTTGCAAAGCAAAAGAGCTAGGCATTGTAGTGATTAACAACATAAAAATAGCTTTGAATGAAGAAGTTTATGAGCCTTCTGATGATACATACATTCTTACTGATACAGCTAAAGAGGTTTTATCTAGACTAGAAAACAAGGATATTATTGTTATTGAAATAGGGTCAGGCACAAGCTACATAATAATTAGCCTAGTTAAAACAATTTTAACCAAGTTTAACAACGTTTATGCAATAGCCACAGATATTTCACCTTGTGCAATGAAAAGTTCTTGGAGCTCTGCTAAACTCAACAACTTAGATATGTATTTAGATATTGTTCAGTGTGATTCCTTAACATGCTTTCGTGATTCAATAGCAAACATGGTGGTGTTTAACCCTCCTTATCTACCTGTGGAAGACTCTGGTTCATGGATTTCAAAGGCATGGAGTGGTGGAGCTAATGGCTTTTCAATTTGGAGTAAATTCTTTAAGGATTCTATAAATAAGTGTAAATCCAAGTGCTCAATACTATTTGTTTTGTCGAGTCTGCAGAACATGGAGAAAATTTTTTATGTTATGGAAAGTAAATGTTTGTCTATAGATGTTCACATGTGTAAAAATTTCTTTTTTGAAACAATATGCTCAGTTGAATGCATGGTGAGTATTTAA
- a CDS encoding RNA methyltransferase, whose protein sequence is MLKVVVVGIEGEVNLGFIVRLCKNFDVDELAVVSPQINVFSDEVKRFAANGVDYLFSGKVRIYQSIEDSLKDVGISACTSAVIDTRSGDVLRKAIELQDFVKIAQSYTSIAVVFGRESVGLTREEISKCNLLVHIASNPEYPVLNLSHAVAIVLYELYKTIKKASLAEKIDKADEDSLKIAEKYIDALAKAVASDDRQYEMFSLTFKRLLRKAPLSKAEIGFLVTFIRRLANKILRQS, encoded by the coding sequence ATGCTTAAGGTTGTTGTTGTAGGAATTGAGGGGGAGGTCAATCTAGGATTTATTGTAAGACTTTGCAAGAATTTTGATGTTGATGAGCTTGCTGTTGTATCTCCTCAAATCAATGTGTTTTCTGATGAGGTCAAGAGATTTGCAGCAAATGGTGTTGATTATCTTTTTAGTGGTAAAGTCAGGATTTATCAAAGTATTGAAGATAGTTTAAAAGATGTTGGCATATCTGCTTGTACATCAGCTGTTATAGATACTAGAAGTGGTGATGTGCTTAGAAAAGCCATTGAGTTACAAGACTTTGTTAAAATAGCACAGTCTTATACAAGCATTGCCGTGGTTTTTGGAAGAGAAAGCGTTGGTTTAACAAGAGAAGAAATTTCGAAGTGCAATCTTCTTGTGCATATTGCTTCAAATCCTGAATACCCTGTGTTAAATCTTAGCCATGCTGTTGCAATTGTTCTTTATGAACTCTACAAAACTATTAAGAAAGCTTCACTTGCAGAAAAAATTGATAAAGCTGATGAAGATAGCTTGAAAATAGCTGAAAAATATATAGATGCCTTGGCAAAAGCTGTTGCAAGTGATGATAGACAATATGAAATGTTTTCACTAACATTCAAGAGACTGCTGAGAAAAGCCCCATTATCAAAAGCTGAGATAGGTTTTCTAGTAACATTTATAAGGAGGTTGGCAAACAAAATACTGAGGCAGAGCTAA